In the genome of Hymenobacter taeanensis, one region contains:
- a CDS encoding carbonic anhydrase — translation MKGIEPILENNRKWADTQRAADPEFFTRLADGQKPRYLFIGCSDSRVPASAITGTGPGDMFVHRNIANLVVNTDLNLLSVLQYAVEVLGVQDILVVGHYGCGGVAAAAADKQYGLIDSWLTNIRDVIRIHEAEFTSISDEQARLRRLVELNVIEQVRNLSKTSIIQNAWKTGNPPRLHGLVYDIKEGLLKDLQVEGSQLAELKNVYTTNKVAHS, via the coding sequence ATGAAAGGCATTGAGCCAATTCTGGAGAATAACCGCAAATGGGCTGATACTCAACGCGCTGCTGATCCTGAGTTTTTTACGCGTTTGGCCGATGGCCAGAAACCGCGCTACCTGTTCATTGGCTGCTCCGATTCCCGCGTGCCAGCCAGTGCCATCACCGGCACCGGTCCCGGCGACATGTTCGTGCACCGCAACATTGCTAACCTGGTGGTAAACACCGACCTGAATCTGCTCTCGGTGTTGCAATACGCTGTAGAGGTGTTAGGTGTGCAGGATATACTGGTGGTAGGCCACTACGGCTGTGGCGGCGTAGCGGCAGCGGCGGCTGACAAACAGTACGGTCTCATCGACAGTTGGCTGACCAATATCCGCGACGTTATCCGGATACATGAGGCGGAGTTTACGAGTATCAGTGATGAGCAAGCGCGCCTGCGCCGGCTCGTGGAGCTGAACGTGATAGAGCAGGTGCGTAACCTGTCTAAAACCAGCATCATTCAGAACGCCTGGAAAACCGGAAACCCACCCCGCCTGCACGGCTTGGTGTACGATATCAAAGAAGGGTTGCTAAAGGACCTGCAAGTGGAAGGCTCCCAGCTAGCCGAGCTAAAGAATGTTTACACTACTAACAAAGTGGCTCATTCATAA
- a CDS encoding glycoside hydrolase family 32 protein encodes MKKALLLALSLTGLATISQAQTVKPVPPATPQYRPAYHFTPAAHWMNDPNGMVYYKGTYHLFFQHYPEGMEWGPMHWGHATSPDLVNWKEQSIALFPDKLGMIFSGSAVVDENNTSGFGKNGQVPLVAIFTHHNADEEKKGTQKHQNQSLAYSLDEGKTWTKYEGNPVLPNPGIQDFRDPKVSWNPVAKKWVMTLATKDRITFYSSPNLKEWTKLSEFGEKLGAHGGVWECPDLFPLTLNGKTYWVLLVSINPGGPNGGSATQYFVGQFDGNTFTPQTTTQKWVDWGKDNYAGVTWGNTGARKIFLGWMSNWEYANQAPTSPWRSAMTTPRDLALKQVGSELYLTSTPVPEVTKLAQPAQTLKNLTVKGELGLSDKLRITSPQFQLKLSTKQLQDFAVVLSNASGEELVIGYDKKDNNYFIDRSQAGLSGFSSTFSGRHPGPRLATSPAANLTLLFDAASVELFADGGLTTMTEIFFPKQPFTQLKLRSVAGMTVDALSYSTLTGTVK; translated from the coding sequence ATGAAAAAAGCTCTTCTCCTAGCCCTCTCCTTAACTGGCTTAGCCACAATCAGTCAGGCCCAGACGGTTAAACCCGTGCCACCGGCCACGCCTCAGTACCGCCCCGCCTACCATTTTACGCCGGCGGCCCACTGGATGAACGACCCCAATGGCATGGTGTACTACAAGGGCACCTACCACCTGTTCTTCCAGCACTACCCCGAGGGCATGGAGTGGGGCCCCATGCACTGGGGCCACGCCACCAGCCCCGACCTGGTAAACTGGAAAGAGCAGTCTATTGCCCTGTTCCCTGACAAGCTGGGGATGATTTTCTCGGGCAGCGCCGTGGTGGACGAGAACAACACCTCCGGCTTCGGCAAAAACGGGCAGGTGCCGCTGGTAGCTATTTTCACCCATCACAACGCAGACGAGGAAAAGAAAGGCACCCAGAAGCACCAGAACCAAAGCCTAGCCTACAGCCTGGATGAGGGTAAAACCTGGACGAAGTACGAAGGCAACCCCGTACTGCCCAACCCCGGCATTCAGGATTTCCGCGACCCAAAAGTGAGCTGGAACCCGGTAGCCAAGAAGTGGGTGATGACACTAGCCACCAAAGACCGCATCACGTTCTACTCCTCCCCTAACCTAAAAGAGTGGACCAAGCTCAGTGAGTTTGGAGAGAAGCTGGGCGCCCACGGCGGCGTGTGGGAGTGCCCCGACCTGTTTCCGCTTACGCTCAATGGTAAAACCTACTGGGTGCTGCTGGTGAGCATTAACCCCGGCGGCCCTAACGGCGGCTCGGCCACGCAGTACTTCGTAGGCCAGTTTGATGGCAACACCTTCACCCCCCAAACCACCACCCAAAAGTGGGTAGACTGGGGCAAGGACAACTACGCCGGCGTAACCTGGGGAAACACCGGCGCCCGCAAGATTTTCCTGGGCTGGATGAGCAACTGGGAGTATGCTAACCAAGCACCTACCTCGCCCTGGCGCAGCGCCATGACCACCCCACGCGACTTGGCGCTCAAGCAGGTAGGCTCCGAGCTTTACCTCACCTCCACACCCGTTCCGGAGGTTACGAAGCTGGCGCAACCCGCCCAAACGCTCAAGAACCTGACGGTGAAAGGCGAGCTAGGCCTGTCTGATAAACTCAGGATTACCAGCCCCCAGTTTCAGCTCAAGCTTAGCACCAAGCAGCTCCAGGATTTTGCTGTAGTGCTGTCCAATGCCAGCGGTGAAGAACTGGTAATTGGCTACGACAAAAAGGACAATAACTACTTCATCGACCGTAGCCAAGCGGGCCTCTCCGGCTTCAGCTCCACCTTCTCTGGGCGCCACCCCGGCCCGCGCCTGGCGACGAGTCCCGCCGCTAACCTCACGCTACTGTTTGATGCGGCGTCGGTGGAGCTGTTTGCTGATGGCGGCCTGACCACCATGACGGAAATCTTCTTCCCGAAGCAGCCCTTTACCCAGCTGAAATTACGCTCTGTGGCAGGCATGACAGTTGATGCCCTCTCCTACTCTACGCTGACGGGCACGGTGAAATAA
- a CDS encoding carbohydrate kinase family protein, protein MSDKNIVCFGEVLWDVLPSGKQPGGAPFNVAVHLHQLGLSADLISRVGDDDLGTELLDFIESKGLSTEFVQHGKTHLTGVVKANVDDANEVTYKIVQPVAWDYIQYAATLETLVEQADMFVFGSLAARQTATRETLYRLLEHARFNVFDVNVRPPHYTKEVVKYLLEKAHLVKMNHHELAEIMAWFGEATDRPTAMQWLAARFDLRAVCVTCGADGALLWTNNQLYRAPGVAVEVKDTIGSGDAFLAALLKGWLSGTEPGEALRFACATGALVATHLGATPAFSERDVAELLAAQPV, encoded by the coding sequence ATGTCTGACAAGAATATAGTCTGCTTTGGCGAAGTGCTCTGGGACGTGCTGCCCTCGGGCAAGCAGCCCGGCGGTGCCCCCTTCAACGTGGCCGTGCATCTGCATCAGCTGGGCCTGTCTGCCGACCTCATTAGCCGCGTCGGTGATGATGATCTGGGAACGGAGCTACTTGACTTTATCGAATCGAAAGGCCTCAGCACCGAGTTCGTGCAACACGGCAAAACCCACCTCACCGGCGTAGTGAAGGCCAACGTGGATGACGCCAACGAAGTCACCTACAAAATTGTGCAGCCCGTTGCCTGGGACTACATTCAGTATGCTGCTACCCTGGAAACCTTAGTGGAGCAAGCCGATATGTTTGTATTTGGGAGCCTGGCCGCGCGCCAGACTGCTACCCGCGAAACGCTGTATCGGCTGCTGGAGCATGCCCGGTTCAATGTTTTCGACGTGAACGTGCGCCCCCCGCACTACACGAAAGAAGTGGTGAAATACTTGCTTGAGAAGGCACATTTGGTAAAGATGAACCACCACGAACTGGCCGAAATTATGGCATGGTTTGGGGAAGCAACTGACCGCCCCACGGCTATGCAGTGGCTGGCGGCCCGTTTTGACCTGCGAGCCGTGTGCGTTACCTGCGGTGCCGATGGGGCCCTGCTCTGGACCAACAACCAGCTCTACCGCGCGCCCGGCGTTGCAGTAGAGGTAAAAGACACCATTGGCAGCGGCGACGCATTTCTGGCCGCCCTGCTTAAAGGGTGGCTTTCCGGCACCGAGCCGGGAGAGGCGCTGCGCTTCGCGTGTGCTACGGGGGCGCTGGTTGCTACTCACTTGGGTGCTACCCCAGCATTCTCTGAGCGTGATGTGGCGGAACTGCTGGCGGCCCAACCCGTGTAG
- a CDS encoding sugar porter family MFS transporter — MKNSNVFFWSLVVALGGFLFGFDTAVISGAEKAIQQVWSLSPVEHGFTISIALIGTVFGAIFGGVPSDKLGRRQTLIWIAVLYFVSALGAALTHSWLAFVVFRFLGGLGVGASSVTAPLYISEVSPRESRGRMVSMFQFNIVLGILVAYLSNYLLTGVGEQDWRWMLGVQVVPAALFFVLLFRVPESPRWLIGRGRVEEGRQILHLINPASANEDVTSILTTNATDEAMVGGRSLFAKQYRTPVMLAVLFAVFNQVSGINAIIYFAPRIFEMTGLGKGSALLSSAGLGLVNFAFTLLARQFIDRVGRRQLMLIGSYGVIVTLGLVSWAFYSQNFSALGGMLVPVLLFVYIAFFAFSQGAVIWVFISEIFPNTVRAKGQALGSSTHWVMAAIIAFTFPYLAEKLGGGHTFAFFCAMMVLQLLYVWRLMPETKGTSLEQLEKTLVIH, encoded by the coding sequence GTGAAAAATAGCAACGTTTTCTTCTGGTCCCTGGTGGTTGCGCTGGGCGGCTTCCTGTTCGGCTTCGATACCGCCGTGATTTCGGGAGCCGAAAAGGCCATCCAGCAGGTCTGGAGCCTAAGCCCCGTGGAGCACGGCTTCACCATTTCCATTGCTCTGATTGGCACCGTATTCGGCGCCATCTTCGGCGGTGTTCCTTCGGATAAGCTGGGCCGCCGCCAGACGCTCATCTGGATTGCGGTGCTCTACTTCGTGTCGGCGCTGGGTGCGGCGCTTACGCACAGCTGGTTGGCGTTTGTGGTGTTCCGCTTTTTGGGTGGCCTAGGCGTAGGAGCGTCGTCGGTTACGGCGCCGCTATACATCTCGGAGGTGTCGCCGCGCGAGTCGCGGGGGCGCATGGTAAGCATGTTCCAGTTCAATATTGTGCTGGGCATTCTGGTGGCCTACCTCTCCAACTACCTCCTGACGGGGGTGGGCGAGCAGGATTGGCGCTGGATGCTGGGCGTGCAGGTGGTGCCCGCGGCTCTGTTCTTTGTGCTGCTGTTCCGTGTGCCGGAAAGCCCCCGGTGGCTCATTGGGCGCGGCCGGGTGGAGGAAGGCCGCCAGATTTTGCACCTCATCAACCCCGCTTCCGCCAACGAAGACGTGACCAGCATCCTGACTACCAATGCCACTGATGAAGCTATGGTAGGCGGCCGTTCGTTGTTCGCCAAGCAATACCGCACCCCAGTTATGCTGGCCGTGCTGTTCGCGGTATTCAATCAGGTATCGGGCATTAACGCCATCATCTACTTCGCCCCGCGTATTTTCGAAATGACTGGCCTAGGCAAGGGCTCGGCCTTGCTGTCGTCGGCGGGCCTGGGCCTCGTGAACTTCGCCTTTACGCTGCTGGCCCGCCAGTTCATTGACCGCGTAGGCCGCCGCCAGCTCATGCTCATCGGCTCGTATGGGGTTATTGTTACGCTAGGCCTGGTGTCGTGGGCTTTCTATTCCCAGAATTTCAGCGCCTTGGGTGGTATGCTGGTGCCGGTGCTGCTGTTTGTGTACATCGCCTTTTTTGCCTTCTCACAGGGCGCAGTCATTTGGGTATTCATCTCCGAAATATTCCCGAATACGGTACGCGCAAAAGGTCAGGCCCTGGGCTCCTCCACGCACTGGGTTATGGCGGCTATCATTGCCTTTACCTTCCCTTATTTGGCTGAGAAACTGGGAGGAGGACACACCTTCGCCTTCTTTTGCGCCATGATGGTGCTGCAGCTGCTCTACGTATGGCGCCTGATGCCCGAAACCAAAGGCACCTCTCTGGAGCAGCTTGAAAAGACGCTTGTCATTCACTAG
- a CDS encoding RagB/SusD family nutrient uptake outer membrane protein — protein sequence MKIFKTSVLALSLLAFASGCNDNKFLDVAPIGALSDDQLNTPANIEKQVIAAYSQLGNDVYRAPYTSMWPYGNVRGGDAYKGGNGTADVDAFHFYETFTFNRVDVGNTDELWFLLYIGVSRCNDALRRLDAVDAAAMPTKAVRQGEVRFLRGHYYFLLKELFKRVPYIDQSVPTDKYGEVSNVDLSNDALWTKIADDFRFAVANLPETQPETGRVTKSAAQAYLAKTLLYQAYVQNDNHAVTSVDQAKLQEVVTLTNQVINSGKYSLHPDFATNFLTAGDNGVESVFAIQFSRNDGTPKGRTQRGNELNYPMNPDYGCCGFHQPSQNLVNSFKTDAQGLPLFTTFNNSDLTTAADFQANTVDPRLDHTIAIPSHPYKYLPSFIFETSWLRDQNTYGVYMSMKETVLPTDPSFQKTPPFMNSSKNWALIRFADVLLWKAEALIELNRASEALPIINQIRQRAQNSTARLKTTTGANISNYKIGLYSAAQWNQQYAREALRFERRLEFAMEGYRFFDLVRWGIAGDYLNTYFDKEKTKRLYLKEARFTKGRDEYLPIPLNQINFSKGLYKQNPGW from the coding sequence ATGAAAATCTTCAAAACCAGCGTGTTGGCCCTGTCGCTACTCGCATTTGCTTCCGGCTGCAACGATAACAAGTTCCTCGACGTGGCCCCCATTGGTGCCCTCAGCGACGACCAGCTGAACACGCCCGCCAATATTGAAAAGCAGGTTATTGCCGCTTACTCCCAGCTCGGCAACGACGTGTACCGCGCCCCCTACACCTCCATGTGGCCCTACGGCAACGTGCGCGGCGGCGACGCCTACAAGGGCGGCAACGGTACCGCCGACGTAGACGCTTTCCACTTCTACGAAACCTTCACCTTCAACCGCGTCGATGTTGGCAACACCGACGAGCTATGGTTCCTGCTCTACATTGGCGTGTCGCGCTGCAACGATGCCCTGCGCCGCCTCGATGCCGTAGATGCCGCCGCCATGCCCACCAAGGCCGTGCGCCAGGGTGAGGTGCGCTTCCTGCGGGGCCACTACTACTTCCTGCTCAAGGAGCTGTTCAAGCGCGTGCCGTACATTGATCAGTCGGTGCCCACGGACAAGTACGGCGAGGTATCGAACGTAGACCTAAGCAATGATGCGCTCTGGACCAAGATTGCCGACGACTTCCGGTTTGCGGTAGCCAACCTGCCCGAAACTCAGCCCGAAACCGGACGTGTTACGAAGTCGGCGGCCCAGGCCTACCTGGCTAAAACGCTACTCTACCAAGCCTACGTGCAGAACGACAACCACGCCGTGACGAGCGTAGACCAGGCCAAGCTGCAGGAAGTAGTAACGCTCACTAACCAGGTTATCAACTCGGGCAAATACTCGCTGCACCCCGACTTTGCCACCAACTTTCTGACTGCCGGCGACAACGGCGTGGAGTCGGTGTTTGCCATTCAGTTTTCGCGCAACGATGGTACGCCCAAGGGCCGCACCCAACGCGGCAACGAGCTGAATTACCCTATGAACCCCGACTACGGCTGCTGCGGCTTTCATCAGCCCAGCCAGAACCTGGTCAACTCCTTTAAGACGGATGCGCAGGGCCTGCCGCTGTTCACCACCTTCAACAACTCGGACCTGACTACCGCTGCTGATTTCCAGGCCAATACCGTTGACCCGCGCCTCGACCACACCATTGCCATTCCGTCGCACCCCTATAAGTACCTGCCGTCGTTCATCTTTGAAACCTCGTGGCTGCGCGACCAGAACACGTACGGCGTGTACATGTCGATGAAGGAAACGGTGCTGCCCACTGACCCCAGCTTCCAGAAGACGCCGCCGTTCATGAACTCCTCCAAGAACTGGGCGCTGATCCGCTTTGCCGACGTGCTGCTGTGGAAGGCTGAAGCCCTGATTGAGCTGAACCGCGCATCTGAGGCTCTGCCCATCATCAACCAGATTCGGCAGCGCGCCCAGAACAGCACGGCCCGCCTGAAAACCACCACTGGCGCTAACATCTCCAACTACAAAATCGGGTTGTATTCCGCTGCCCAATGGAACCAGCAGTACGCCCGCGAAGCCCTGCGCTTTGAGCGCCGCCTGGAGTTTGCCATGGAAGGCTACCGCTTCTTTGACCTGGTGCGCTGGGGCATTGCCGGCGACTACCTGAACACCTACTTCGACAAGGAAAAGACCAAGCGCCTGTACCTGAAAGAAGCCCGCTTCACGAAAGGGCGCGACGAGTACCTGCCCATTCCACTCAACCAGATTAACTTCAGCAAAGGTCTGTACAAGCAGAACCCCGGCTGGTAG
- a CDS encoding SusC/RagA family TonB-linked outer membrane protein, giving the protein MKHTVPSLRRAAGLTLLAALPLATVAPSQASALGHATPAPGTTADVPVKGRVLDENGAGMPGVTIVAKGTAIGTSTDNDGNFTLSVPDNVTTLLVSFVGYKSQEVAVAGGNFNITLAPDAAALDEVVVTGYQTQRKADLTGAVAVVKTEEIKDMASNDVTRNLQGRVPGVQITTDGAPGSAATVRIRGIGTLGNNDPLYVIDGIPTKEGINQINQNDIESIQVLKDASAASIYGSRAGNGVIIITTKKAKKGATRVDFSTFFSVQQPGPHIKLLNTQDYGRVYGQAAINDGTVPSLPYYNFQTHRDAGGKLVLDGVTVPEFIDADKTQRASNTDWFKETQQNALIQSYNLSLSSGSERGGALFSLNYYDNSGTLKHTSFDRMTARINSDYNFLEGKLKVGENLTVVKSQRAEFDLNLVRDRTTQLPSIVPVHTVDGVGWGGPVAGMSDRDNPLRLLTDNQQNRSNTGRVFGNLFADAEILKGLHLRTSFGIDYSLFKYRQIYKTYKAGFLSEQNNRVTDNNRFWGNWVWQNTLNYDMTLGGKHQLGFVAGTERISYYDESSYASRTNFASEDPNYAYLDAGAANKDNGGGATAYRLASYFGKINYSFADRYLLSATIRRDGSSRFGQDERFGVFPALSAGWRLSEETFVKDAVPFLSDLKLRAGWGQTGNQDIANFASRGLYQSLLGTLDPNFDYDHGTAYDIYGNDTNLPSGYRRFQRSNPSLKWETTTQTNVGLDFGLLQNKLSGSVDYFVKNSKDILVNLPFLAVVGEGGDKFVNGASIQNKGWEFLLSYQSELTNGLTYGITGNLSTYRNKLTYLPDEVINAYGGNGQDVTRLGHSINAVYGYVADGLYQNSAEVSGGPTQVGAAPGRIRYKDLNGDGKVDNFDQTWITEGVPDFNYGLNLSAGYKGFDVQVFFQGVQGLYAFNNAKFRTDFSSIASGENWGQRLLDAWTPTNTGSTIPAATLINTNNEGRASTYFIENASYMKLRNVQVGYSLPSGLVSRFKLQGVRLYVQGQNIFTVKSKEYTGADPEVTNYQYPLPRIFTTGLNVSF; this is encoded by the coding sequence ATGAAACACACCGTACCCTCGCTGCGTCGGGCCGCCGGACTCACGCTGCTCGCCGCCTTGCCGCTGGCCACCGTTGCGCCCTCGCAGGCCTCTGCACTAGGCCACGCTACACCGGCCCCCGGTACCACTGCCGACGTTCCGGTAAAGGGCCGCGTGCTCGATGAGAACGGCGCCGGTATGCCTGGGGTAACCATCGTTGCCAAGGGTACCGCCATCGGTACCTCCACCGATAACGACGGCAATTTCACGTTGTCGGTGCCCGATAATGTTACCACTCTACTCGTCTCTTTCGTGGGCTACAAGTCGCAGGAGGTAGCCGTAGCAGGTGGCAACTTCAACATCACGCTGGCGCCCGATGCGGCGGCTCTGGATGAAGTGGTCGTGACCGGCTACCAGACCCAGCGCAAAGCCGACCTGACGGGTGCCGTGGCCGTGGTGAAGACGGAGGAAATTAAAGACATGGCCTCCAATGACGTGACGCGCAACCTGCAGGGCCGCGTACCAGGTGTGCAGATTACTACCGACGGTGCCCCGGGCAGCGCCGCTACCGTGCGTATTCGGGGCATTGGCACGCTGGGCAACAACGACCCGCTGTACGTTATCGACGGCATCCCGACCAAGGAAGGCATCAACCAGATCAACCAGAACGATATCGAGTCGATTCAGGTGCTGAAAGATGCGTCGGCGGCCAGCATCTACGGCTCACGGGCGGGCAACGGCGTTATCATCATCACGACTAAGAAGGCCAAGAAAGGCGCCACCCGGGTTGACTTCTCCACCTTCTTCAGTGTGCAGCAGCCCGGTCCGCACATTAAGCTGCTCAACACGCAGGATTACGGCCGCGTGTATGGTCAGGCCGCCATCAACGATGGCACCGTGCCCAGCCTCCCCTACTACAACTTCCAGACGCACCGCGACGCCGGCGGTAAGCTCGTGCTGGACGGCGTGACGGTGCCGGAGTTCATTGACGCCGATAAAACCCAGCGCGCCTCCAATACCGACTGGTTTAAGGAAACGCAGCAAAACGCCCTGATTCAGAGCTACAACCTGAGCCTGAGCAGCGGCAGTGAGCGGGGCGGCGCCCTATTCTCGCTGAACTACTACGACAACAGCGGCACCCTGAAGCACACCAGCTTCGACCGCATGACGGCCCGCATCAACTCCGACTACAACTTCCTGGAGGGCAAGCTGAAAGTAGGCGAAAACCTGACGGTGGTGAAGTCGCAGCGGGCAGAGTTTGACCTGAACCTGGTGCGCGACCGGACTACGCAGCTGCCCTCCATTGTGCCCGTGCATACCGTGGATGGTGTGGGCTGGGGTGGCCCGGTAGCAGGCATGAGCGACCGGGACAACCCGCTGCGCCTGCTCACCGACAACCAGCAGAACCGCTCGAACACGGGCCGCGTGTTTGGTAACCTGTTTGCCGATGCGGAGATACTGAAAGGCCTGCACCTGCGCACCAGCTTCGGCATCGACTACAGCCTCTTCAAGTACCGCCAGATTTATAAGACCTACAAGGCGGGCTTCCTGTCGGAGCAGAACAACCGCGTAACCGACAACAACCGGTTCTGGGGCAACTGGGTGTGGCAGAACACCCTGAACTACGACATGACCCTGGGTGGCAAGCACCAATTGGGCTTCGTGGCCGGCACCGAGCGCATCAGCTACTATGATGAGAGCAGCTACGCCTCGCGCACCAACTTTGCCAGCGAAGACCCTAACTACGCCTACCTCGATGCTGGTGCCGCTAACAAAGACAACGGCGGTGGAGCCACGGCTTACCGCCTGGCCTCTTACTTCGGCAAAATCAACTACTCCTTCGCCGATCGTTACCTGCTCTCGGCCACTATCCGCCGCGACGGTTCTTCGCGCTTCGGGCAAGATGAGCGGTTTGGGGTATTCCCGGCTCTCTCGGCGGGCTGGCGCCTGAGCGAGGAGACGTTTGTGAAGGACGCGGTACCGTTCCTGTCGGACTTGAAACTGCGTGCTGGCTGGGGCCAGACCGGCAACCAGGACATTGCCAACTTTGCCTCGCGGGGCCTCTACCAGTCGTTGCTGGGTACTCTGGACCCCAACTTCGACTACGACCACGGCACGGCCTACGACATTTACGGCAACGATACCAACCTGCCCTCGGGCTACCGGCGCTTTCAGCGGTCTAACCCCAGCCTGAAATGGGAAACCACTACTCAGACCAACGTAGGCCTAGATTTTGGCCTGCTGCAGAACAAGCTCTCGGGCTCGGTTGACTACTTCGTTAAGAACAGCAAGGATATTCTGGTGAATCTGCCTTTCCTGGCCGTAGTGGGTGAAGGCGGCGACAAGTTTGTGAACGGCGCCTCCATCCAGAACAAGGGCTGGGAATTCCTGCTCAGTTACCAAAGCGAGCTGACCAACGGCCTGACGTACGGCATCACGGGCAACCTTTCTACCTACCGCAATAAGCTCACCTACCTGCCCGATGAGGTGATCAATGCCTATGGCGGCAACGGCCAGGATGTAACCCGCCTAGGCCACTCCATTAATGCCGTGTACGGCTACGTGGCCGATGGCCTGTACCAGAACTCCGCCGAAGTGAGCGGCGGGCCTACGCAGGTGGGCGCCGCCCCCGGCCGCATCCGCTACAAAGATCTGAACGGCGACGGCAAAGTAGACAACTTCGACCAAACCTGGATTACGGAAGGTGTGCCCGATTTCAACTACGGCCTCAACCTGAGCGCAGGCTACAAAGGCTTCGATGTGCAGGTGTTCTTTCAGGGGGTGCAGGGCCTGTATGCCTTCAACAACGCCAAATTCCGGACCGATTTCTCGTCGATTGCCTCGGGTGAAAACTGGGGCCAGCGCCTGCTCGATGCCTGGACGCCGACCAACACCGGCTCTACCATTCCGGCCGCTACGCTCATCAACACCAACAATGAGGGCCGCGCTTCTACTTACTTCATCGAAAACGCTTCTTACATGAAGCTGCGCAACGTGCAAGTGGGCTATTCGCTGCCGAGTGGCCTGGTGAGCCGCTTTAAGCTGCAGGGCGTGCGCCTGTACGTGCAGGGCCAGAACATCTTCACGGTCAAGAGCAAAGAGTACACCGGCGCCGACCCCGAAGTGACCAACTACCAGTATCCGCTGCCGCGCATTTTCACCACCGGCCTTAACGTTTCCTTCTAA
- a CDS encoding TetR/AcrR family transcriptional regulator codes for MARPAKYDRDVMLEKALDLFWTRGYEATSVQDLLTGLDIHRGTLYDSFGDKHTLYLEVLDFYQKKVGAKLLTILQQPGSKKAAIQALFQTMVNNFATDNGRRGCLYTNATMELSLCDEQVAAKVALSQQQLGQGLLKALQEAQAAGEIPSRSPQELQVLAAFLLNNLQGLRVLARTHENVRELHQIAKLALAALD; via the coding sequence ATGGCTCGCCCCGCCAAATACGACCGTGATGTGATGCTAGAAAAAGCCCTGGACCTTTTCTGGACCAGGGGCTACGAAGCCACGTCGGTGCAGGACCTGCTTACTGGCCTAGACATTCACCGCGGCACGCTCTACGACTCCTTCGGCGACAAGCACACGCTCTATCTAGAGGTGCTTGATTTCTACCAGAAGAAAGTAGGCGCTAAGCTGCTGACTATTCTGCAGCAGCCCGGCTCAAAGAAGGCCGCTATCCAGGCGCTGTTTCAGACGATGGTCAACAACTTCGCTACTGACAATGGGCGTCGGGGCTGCCTGTACACTAATGCCACCATGGAGCTGAGCCTGTGCGATGAACAGGTAGCGGCGAAAGTTGCCCTTAGTCAACAGCAGCTAGGGCAGGGGTTACTGAAGGCGCTCCAGGAAGCCCAGGCGGCGGGGGAAATACCAAGCCGCTCACCCCAGGAGTTGCAGGTGCTGGCCGCTTTCCTGCTCAATAATCTGCAGGGCTTGCGCGTACTGGCCCGCACCCATGAGAATGTGCGGGAGCTTCATCAGATAGCGAAATTGGCCCTGGCCGCCCTCGATTAA
- a CDS encoding SDR family NAD(P)-dependent oxidoreductase — protein sequence MENVQNSGRPLAGKVAIVTGASRGIGRAVAEQLGQQGAAVVVNYSQNATKAEEVVAALIAQGGRALAVQANIGNASDIRRLFEQTQQEFGRLDILVNNAGVAGEPAFGSLDEVGFAALFDVNVRGVLFAAQEAAARFGPDGGRIINLSSVLGSRPSTMSVAYGATKAAVDSITKSLAALLGPRGIRVNAVAPGLTATDMASGFPEEVRNYIAQSTALGRLGNAGDIAAVVTFLASDAGSWITGQTLYADGGNWGAA from the coding sequence ATGGAAAACGTACAAAATTCAGGGAGGCCGCTTGCCGGCAAAGTAGCCATTGTAACGGGCGCCTCACGCGGAATTGGGCGGGCGGTGGCCGAGCAGCTAGGCCAGCAGGGCGCGGCAGTGGTGGTCAACTACTCTCAAAATGCCACTAAAGCCGAGGAAGTAGTAGCGGCCCTCATAGCCCAAGGAGGCCGGGCGCTGGCCGTGCAGGCCAATATCGGTAACGCTAGTGATATACGCCGCCTGTTTGAGCAAACCCAGCAGGAGTTTGGCCGCCTTGATATTCTGGTTAACAACGCCGGGGTTGCGGGAGAGCCAGCGTTCGGCTCCCTCGATGAGGTGGGCTTTGCGGCCTTGTTTGATGTGAATGTGCGCGGCGTGCTGTTTGCGGCCCAAGAAGCTGCTGCGCGCTTCGGCCCTGATGGTGGGCGCATCATCAACTTATCGTCGGTGCTGGGCAGCCGCCCCTCCACCATGAGTGTGGCCTACGGAGCTACCAAAGCGGCGGTTGACTCTATCACCAAAAGTCTGGCGGCGTTGCTGGGGCCGCGCGGCATTCGGGTAAACGCCGTAGCGCCGGGCCTAACGGCCACCGACATGGCCAGTGGCTTCCCGGAGGAAGTACGCAACTACATTGCCCAATCTACCGCCCTGGGTCGGTTGGGCAATGCGGGGGATATTGCCGCGGTAGTAACGTTTCTGGCCAGTGACGCCGGCAGCTGGATTACGGGGCAAACCCTCTACGCCGATGGCGGAAACTGGGGTGCGGCCTAA